In Rattus norvegicus strain BN/NHsdMcwi chromosome 1, GRCr8, whole genome shotgun sequence, a genomic segment contains:
- the LOC134485107 gene encoding uncharacterized protein LOC134485107 produces MRLRTLLLLLGMIIQVNSITLWAIARSWPVPMPVHSNSTVLPTFFSTSCLRDVPCIVPTGEMPQRYAATNVSLLHTFCFTIKDSSVPCIWLRRATLANWLNPVSDSTMNTGIILAALSQIAQGVSSPSEDMSVDSSADLNITTLIVMHNCSVPSHPGQGNYAQNSSTRRRVLPACPPHQEFPPNFTPCQSPFHRTKQFLPGFEFSPPLGHVQYDWGENKTGKHNLWPWFQWVLSNEQGAYTSLTPFARLMGENFTLYNVSATRKNDTRLTNIQYNNLLEHNTATSTSVCVRSPFFFLISTNVSNGALNCNSSDVVCYLAECWDGNNDTAVMVKIPSFVPIPVEANPDSFPILNLLRTKRDFGITAAIISAIVLSAAAATTAAIAMTNQIQTAETVNQIVERTAMVLEIQEEFNTHLASGLLANQRIDLVQEQIEALYPITQLSCISSLRGLCITPLQANFSQHSQQSKEISNYLKGNWSMKAEQLSRQLLMQIAVLNSTRLDPITIEDFTSWVTNAFSFFKEWAGMFAWGATVLLGCGVCLWLIGRLKREHARHKAVVYQAMTAIDNGASPNIWLASLKD; encoded by the coding sequence atgagactacgaaccctactattactactgggaatgataatacaggttaattcgatcaccctgtgggctattgccagatcctggccagtacccatgccagtccatagcaattctactgttttaccaacctttttctctacctcctgtttgcgtgatgttccctgtatagtgccaactggagaaatgccccaacggtatgccgccactaacgtttctctgttgcataccttTTGTTTTACCATTAAAGACTCTTCCGTGCCCTGTAtttggttgcgtagagccacaTTAGCTAATTGGTTGAATCCTGTGAGTGACAGCACAATGAACACcgggatcatcctggctgctttgagtcaaatcgCCCAGGGAGTCTCTTCACCCAGCGAGGACATGTCAGTCGATAGTTCTGCTGATCTGAACATTACAACACTAAttgtgatgcataattgtagtgttccatcacacccagggcaaggtaactatgcacagaatagctctacccgtcgtagagtcttacccgcttgccccccgcatcaagagtttccacctaattttaccccatgtcagagtccattccatagaacaaaacaattcctaccgggatttgaattttcccctcctcttggccatgtacagtatgattggggggagaataagactggcaagcataatctctggccttggtttcagtgggtgctgtccaatgagcaaggggcatatacatccctgaccccctttgctaggttgatgggtgagaacttcacgctgtataatgtttcggctaccagaaaaaatgataccaggttgaccaatattcaatataataacctcttggaacataatactgccactagtacttcagtatgtgttagatcaccttttttctttctgataagcactaatgtaagcaatggtgctttaaattgtaatagctctgatgtagtctgctatttagctgaatgctgggatggcaacaatgacaccgcagtgatggtcaagattccctcctttgtgccaatcccagtagaggcaaacccagatagttttcctattcttaatttgctgagaaccaaaagagattttggaattacggcagccataatttcagccattgtgctgtctgctgccgcagctaccacagctgcaattgctatgaccaatcaaatacagacggctgagactgtcaatcagattgtagaaagaactgcaatggtgctagagatacaagaagaatttaatactcatttggcatctggcctattagccaatcaaaggatagatttagttcaagaacaaattgaagcactgtatcctATAACACAGCTGTCTTGCATTTCCTCCctaagaggtttatgcattactcctttgcaagccaacttttctcagcattctcaacagagcaaagaaatctcaaattatctgaaaggaaactggtccatgaaagcagagcaactatccagacaattgctgatgcagattgctgtcctcaacagcactaggctggaccccatcacaattgaagactttacctcatgggttaccaatgctttctccttttttaaggagtgggcaggcatgtttgcctggggagctactgtcctcctgggatgcggagtatgtctctggcttattggccgtttaaaaagggaacatgccagacacaaagcggttgtttaccaggctatgaccgccattgacaatggtgcttctcccaatatatggctggcctctttgaaagattaa